The Sulfurospirillum diekertiae genomic sequence GTGACTCGTGCCAAAATATTGGAGACGAGTGCCACAAGTGCTAAGGCTTGTTCGGTCTTTCCCTCTTTCATTTTCACCCATGGCTCATGCACTGTAATCGCTTGGTTAGCAATACTTAGCGCTTTCCAAAGCTCTTCAAGGTAACGGTTCGTTTGGAGTTCTAAAAGGTTGTTTTCGACATTTTTTAAAATCTCATCAACGGCACCCAGTTCGCTCTCATGAAAGGTGTTGACATCTTTAGAGTTAATGACGCCATTGCTGTACTTCCCACTCATTCCGATGATGCGATTTAGTAGGTTTCCAAGTTCATTACCAAGATCAGAGTTGATGCGATCCATCAAGGCTTTTTGGCTAAAATCGCCGTCTTGTCCAAATGGAACTTCGCGAAGCATGAAGTATCTAAAATTCTCCAGTCCATAGGCGTCAGCAACCTCTTTAGGATTGACGACATTGCCTTTACTTTTACTCATTTTCTCGCCATTACGTGTCCACCAACCGTGTGCGGCAACGTGTTTTGGCAGTTCTAAACCTAGACTCATTAAAAATGCTGGCCAGTAAATAGCATGGAAGCGAAGAATATCTTTACCCACGAGATGAATGGTTGCTGGCCAAAATGCCATATTTTTCTCATCAGTGCCATATCCAAGAGCCGTTGTATAGTTCAAAAGGGCATCCAACCAAACGTACATGACGTGTTTGTCATCGTTCATTGAAGCAGGGAGTTTCACACCCCAATCAAAACTCGTACGGGTGATGGAAAGATCACGAAGCCCTTGTTTAACAAAGCTGATGACTTCGTTTTTCTTGCCTTTAGGAAGCACACATTTTTCATCACTGTTGTACCATTTAATGAGGTCTTCTTGGTATTTGGAGAGCTTAAAGAAGTAGCTCTCTTCTTTCACAAGGCGTGTTAGTTTTCCACAATCAGGGCATTTGTCTTCATCGACCAGTTGGGTGTCGGTAAAGAAGGTTTCACAGCTGACGCAGTAGTGACCTTCATATTCACCTTTGTAGATGTCGCCTTTGTCAAACATGACTTGAAATGCTTTTTGAACCCCTGCTTTGTGGTCGGCATCAGTGGTGCGGATAAATTTGTCATAGCTGATCTCAAACTCATCCCAAAGGGCACGAAATTTTCCACTGATCTCATCGGCATAGGCTTGCGGTGTTTTATTGCGCAGTTTAGCTGCTTCTTCGATTTTTTGACCGTGTTCATCGGTTCCGGTTAAGAAAAATGTCTCATACCCTTTAAGTCGGTAATAGCGTGCCATCGTATCGGCAATAATAGTCGTATACGCATGTCCGATATGTGGAACATCGTTAACATAGTAGATTGGAGTGGTAATGTAAGCTTTTTGGGACATCGGTCTTCCTAATTAAATTGATTCATTGTATTGTTAAAACTCAAATCCGCCACCTTGTCCTTTAGCCATACTCTCGTAAACGGCTTTGACATAGGTTTTTCGGGTCTCACACTCAAACATTTTTTCGCAGTCACTACAGGTTGCAAGGTTTTTGTTCTGCTGACATGTTTGCAAGAGTGCTTTTTTTTCTTGTAAATCTTGTTCGTAACGATCGGTTACTTCACTACTCATAACACTTCCGAACACGTTCTATTTCCGCATGAGAGCCAAAGAAACAAGGTGTGGTGTCATGTGGATGTGATGGTGCAAGCTCTAAAATTCTACGCTTACCATTGATCGCCGCACCGCCCGCTTTTTCATAGACAAACGCAAAAGGGAAGACTTCAAAAATCATGCGTAGCTTTCCTTTGGGTACATCGCTCGTTGCAGGATACGAGAAAAGTCCGCCACCTTTGAGAAGAATCTGATGCAAATCTGGCACCATACCACCAGAGTAACGTAAACGGTAGCCATCTGCAAAAATGGCATCAATCATTGCTTTGTGTTTAGGTTCCCATCCCATTTGAGTTGCACCAGGTGCATTGAGTTTACCTTTTTCTTTTAGCTTGATTTCTTTGATAAAAACAAATTCACCTGCTTTATTTAAACGATACATCTTAACATCGTCTTGTGCAATGACGAGTTCAACACGTGGTCCATAGACAACGTAAACAGCCGCTTTAAGGTGCTTTCCCTCATAGCCACCTTCATAGATACCAAAGATGGAGCCAACACTGAGGTTAACATCGACAAGGCTAGAACCATCCAATGGGTCGTATCCCACACCGTAAATCCCGTTTACATGTAAAGGTGTCTTGCCTTCTTTTTCTTCACTGACAATCTCTTTAATCGAGGCAACTTTTGCAAACTCTTCTTCGATGATAAGATCGCTTTTAATGTCTAATTTAAGCTGTGTATCGCCGGTAGAGTTAATATTTTCAGAATATCCTGTGTCATCAAACTCAATGGCCTCTCTGATACGCTTTGCTGAGCGTTTGATTGCTTCATAAATTTCTTGCATATTATTTAACCTTTTTGGCATTTTTTTTGTATCCAAGCAACAACTTGCTCGGGATTGTTTAAATCTAAAATCGCAATATGAGAAGGGATCGTGTAATCGCTTAATGTCACACTCTCATCAATGGCAATGGCATCGGAACAGTCAAAATAATCAACATTAAGCTTATTGCGAAAAATTGCAATGCGAGGGAGTGGAAGGGTTTTAAGACCTTCGACGAGTAAAAAGTCAAATTCACCTAGCATAGCGATGATTTCATCCAAACTTTTGTGATGTTTGGAAAAAAGTGTGGTACGTGTGGGAGAGGTGACAACGACTTCTGCCCCTGTTTGGGCAAATTTCCAACTATCTTTACCCTCAACATCAAAAATAGCTTTATCACTTGGGTCATTTTTAATGATAGCCAGAGTATATTCAGATTTTAGAATATTGGCGACTTTGAGGATCAGCGTTGTTTTTCCGCTATCCGATGGTCCTGTAAAGGCAACGGCTAAGGATTTCATTTTTTCCTGCTTTTTATGTTATTATCATAGTAATAATAGCAAAAAAAGATTTAGCTTTTGATGAGATGCGAAGAATAAGAGCTGAAGATGGAGAGCAATAATGCGATATGGTTTGATGGTTTTAGTTGTTTTAATACTGCAAGGATGCGCTACGAAGTTAGCCGATGATCAACATGAAAAATTGATGGATTATGGGATGTTCAACTCTAAAAAAATAGAGATCAAAAATTCTGAAACATCGAAGACATACGTGACAATTACCTATTTAAATCCGATTAGTCATGAATTAATTACACAAGAGAGTGAAAAATTTATCGTTGGTACGTATATGGCAACAGGGGATGGCTCTTTTGAAAAAGTTACACTTTCTGGTTTTAAAGTCAATGGCTCAGATAAAAATCTCACCGTGACACCTCTTCCCCAAGAAGCGCCGCTCCTCAAGCTTGTTTCAAGTACAAATGCTTGGACCAACTATGTGTTAGTCCAAGCGCCTAAAACAGAACAGGTTAAAATGGAATTTAGTTTCGAAAACGATCAGTCAAAGAGGGTGACAACAAATTTTCAAAAAGATTACTAATAGAGACGTCGTCACCTAAAAGGTGGCGATAGACCACATAATTTGCAAGCACTTTTTTACCGTACTCGCGACTCTCTTCGTTATTCATAGTCTCCATGCTCCAAAACGGTTCATACTCCCCTTGAGAAAACGCTCCACCTTGCAGATGTTTTTTGGTAAATCCCATACCGCCATTGTATGCATAAGCCACAAAAAGAGGATGATACAAGCTTTTTTCTAAGAAGTTGAGGTGAATATTTCCAAAAAGGTACGCAATGCGTGGATCGAACATATTGGAGATAGAAAACTCTTCAAGTTTCTCTTTTTTAGCAATATCCCGTGCCACAAACGGCATAAACTGCATCATTCCTAGCGCATACGAAGTCGAGACAACAGAGGGAATAAAACGGCTCTCTTGTCGTGCAATGGCAAGCATCAACGCTTGACGATGTATTGAGTAAGTGCTAAGTTCTTCAGGGTAGGGAATAGGGTAATAGCTTTTAGTATAGTGCGTGACACGTTCCATCAAATAGCTGTAATGAGGTAAGGTGTTGGCATATTTAAAGCTTTGCGCGAGTGCTTCAACTTCTTCAGCACTCATTTTATAGACTCTGTTCATAACACGTGGCCATGCAAAAGGATCACTGATATTAAATGTCGGGTGCGTTCCTTCAAGTACGGGCGATACAATGTTTTGTACAGGACGATCCAATTTTTCATAGGCGTAGAGGGCGTACATATTAATGTCACTATCGTGTATGATACGCTCTAAAAAGTGGGTATCTTTGGTCACTAAATATTGCCAAAAGAGGGCTTTGTCTTTCTCTTCGCTTCGAGTTGCACGCTCATTGGAGAGTTCAAAAAAATGGATAGCTTGCTCTTTCTCTTGGTATTTAAGTGCATTAAGTCCCAGATAAAAAAGTGATTTGGCGTTTACATGTAAAGATGGATTTACATGTAAAAGTGATTTTTGGACATTATCAAGTTTATCGTTTTGGACGGTACTATACACAAATTGGTTAAATCTTGGAGAGTTTGAAAGCATGTCTATCTGTGCTTGAGGAATGATCTGTTGATTAAAAATAGCCATCTTATAGGATGAAATACTCCCATTGAATAGGCTTAAAAATGTGTTTCCATCACTGTTAAGTGCCGTTTCATAAACATCATCGCTTTCCATCAATGTAATGAGATTAACAAGCTCTTTATTGCGTTTTAGGCGAGGTTTGATGAGTTTTAGTTGGCTTTTGGGGAGCGAAGTGATTTTGGCGGTATTGATGCCAATGTTAAGGCATTCATCATCTTCTTTCATCAAGGCATTGATGTCAAGATCAATGCACTTCGAGATCTTTTTGTATTCAAGATTATCCATTTTTTTAGCGAAAAGGTGGAAAAAACGGATGTTCATCGTATGTACCATCCCAAAGAGCGCTTTGGCTTCTTTGGGAGTTGTCTCATCACGTTGGAGGTATTCGTAAATATAAAAATCTTTGGCAAGGCTTCGTGGTTTATCAGCAAAAAAACTAAAATTCACAGCTTCTTCAGCAAAAAGATCGACACAGACGCAAAGGCAGAGGAAAAGTCCAATCAGTAATTTATAAAACATTGGCAAGTGCGAACAAAAGTTTAACTGCGAACAGGTCTATAAATTGAAGTGCTAAAATCACAATGAGAGGCGCAAGGTCGATACCACCAATTAACGTTGGAACCAATTTACGAATAAACGCATAGACTGGATTGGTAAGCCGAAAAAGGATCTGCACAATCGGATTGTACGGATCAGGGCGCACAAAGGTAATGAGTGCTGCAATAATCACCACCCAAATATAAATGTTGATTAAAGTATGCAAAATCGTGGCAAAAGCTTCAATAAGTGTTGCTAAAACGATCATCTAACAATCTCCTTCAGATAGGTTTTAATCAGTGGATATAATAAGGCAAGTTCAGGACAATGCTCAGTTCCGCTGAGCCAAAAACGAAGCGGTTTAAAGAAAGGTTCTCCTTCGATGCCGCTTTTTTCGATGAGATATGTTTGAAATTCATCAAATTTCTCAAAATAAGGTGCTTGTAAAATTAACTCTTGTAAAAGTTTACTCTCTTTTTCAAACGCTGCATAAAACGATTTTTTCGCAAAAATAGCATCTATTTTTTGTTTGATTTCGCGCGTGGTACTTACCTCTTCGGTGAAAAGTTTCGCCAGCTTTCCAATGTTGTCACAGGCGTAACCGATACGTTTAGAAAGCTCCATATCGGGGATACGTTTGATGTGCTCACGGTTCATCAAACGAAGTTTTTCAATGTCAAAACACGCAGGAGATTTGGAGATCGCTTTGAGGTCAAACCACGTTAGCGCTTCTTGGACAGTAAAAATCTCATAAGGAGTAGGATTGCCCAAAAGAATCAGATAATTTAAAATTGCCTCTGGCATAAAACCTTGATCTAAAAGCCATTGCACGCTTGATATATCATCAGATGCGCTCATTTTTTGACCCTTATCGTTCAGGATGCTTGGCACGTGTGCGTATTGGATTTCTTGGTTGTAGCCTAAACTTTTACGTACGAACTCTTGTCGTAGTGCATCAAAGAGATGATCTTCGCTTCGGATGATGTATGAGATACCTTGAAGCATATCATCGCACGCACAGGCAAAGTTATAGGTTGGATATTTATCCGCTTGCATAATGACAAAAGCATCAACGGCATCAGGTTCAAGGCTAATTTTTCCTTGAATCGTATCGGTAAACGAAATAGCTGCTTCTGGTTTTTTCATACGAATAACAAACGGCTTTGGATTGTTTAAAACCTCTTCGCTGCTTAAGTGCTCACACGCCCCATCGTAACAGTATGCTTTGCCCTCTGCTTCGGCTTTCTCACGTTTTGCTTCAAGTTCTTTTTCACTACAAAAACAGATAAATGCTTTTTTGGTGTCTAAAAGGGTGGAGGCAAATTGAAGGTGGTATTTAAAATTTTGACTTTGGTAGTACAGTTGCGTGTAAGAAATACCAAAAAGACTCAGCATATCGAGAATATCTTGGTCTTTACCTTCGATATTCTGCTTTTTATCTCTATCTTCAATGCGTACTACCATAGAATCCTTGGTTTGAATAGCATACATGTAATTAAACAGTGCGATTCGTAAGGATTCTAGACTTAAATCTACGCTAGGTGTGGGTGCAAATCTAACCATTTTTTAATTTCTCTGCTACCAGTTCATTCACGACAGTTGGGTTCGCTTTACCGCCACTTTTTTTGAGGACTTGCCCCACAAAAAAGCCAAAAAGATTGGTATTGCCTGCTTTATATTTTGCGACATTATCTGGGTTCTTTGCGATGACTTCCTCAATCATAGGCTTTAATTTCGCAGGATCACTGATTTGTGTGAGTCCTTTGGCTGCAACGATTGCTTTTGGATTGTCACCTGTTTTTGCCATCTCTTCAAACACTTGTTTTGCAATTTTAGTGGAAATCGTTCCCTCATCAACCATTGTGACAAGCTCGGCTATCTCTTTGGCGCTAAATTTTAAAGTGGCTACAAGTTTGAGTTCTCGTGCCACTTCGTTGGCAACGATGTTTGCAAGGCTGACAGGACTGTTTACATGTAAAAGTGTTTCTTCGTAAAAATGGGCTAGATCAACATCACGCGCAAGGATATTAGCGATTTCATTATTGAGCCCAAGCTCTTTTGTGTACTTGGTAAACAGTGCTTGCTCCGTCTCACTCATCGGCGTTACTTCACCCTCAACAATAGGGGTCTTTTTAGCCTTAGATTTTGGCGTAGCTTCTTTTGCTTCTGTCTTTTTAGCCCAAGAATCTTTCAGCCCTACAATTTTGTTAAAGACAGGTTTCGCGTCGGTGTAATCAATCGGGTCAACGAAAAAATAGCCTTGTCTTTCAAACTGAAATCTGACATCAGGTTTTTCGGTGATAACAGCAGGCTCAACAAAGGCATTTGTGATTACGTGTAAAGAATCAGGATTGAGATCTTCTAAGCCATCAGGTGCTTCGTTAGAGTATAACCTCTCATACAGTCTGACTTCAGCTTGTTTGGCATGTTTTGCGCTGACCCAGTGAATCGCACTTTTCGTTTTAATACCACTGGTGTCTTCGCCACTTTTAGAATGAGGATGATACTCTGCTTTTAGCTCTACGATGTTGCCATGAGTATCTTTGATAACCTCTTTACATGTAAGAATATATGCATGTTTAAGACGTACGCTCTGTTTGGGTGTCAAACGGTAATAATCTGCTGGAGGATTTTCCATAAAGTCATCACGCTCGATGTAAATTTCCCGTGCAAAAGGAAGCTTGCGTGACCCCTCTTTAGGAACATCATGTGGGTAGTAAGACGCATCAATTGCTTCTTCGCCATCATAATTTTCGATGGTCACTTTAAGAGGATCTAGGACACACATCACGCGCGGTACTTTTTGATTGAGGTCATCTCGGATGCAAAATTCAAGTTGTGCCACATCGACCATGGAGTTTGCTTTGGCGATGCCGATTTGATCGCAAAAGTTCAAGATGGCCTCAGGCGTGTAGCCTCTTCGTTTATAGCCTGCAATGGTTGGAAGGCGAGGGTCATCCCAGCCGTTGACATAGTTTCCATTGACGAGTTCTAAGAGTTTGCGTTTGCTCATCACCGTGTAGTTCATGCCAAGTCTGGCAAACTCATGTTGGTAGGGACGAGGAGGGGTGAGGTCAAGTGCATCCAATACCCAATCATAAATATCGCGGTTGTTTTCAAACTCAAGGGTACAGATAGAGTGTGTCACCCCTTCAATGTAGTCCGATAAACAGTGCGCAAAGTCGTACATCGGGTAGATACACCACTCATCGCCTGTTCTAAAATGGTGCGCGTGACGGATGCGGTATAAAAGAGGATCGCGCATTTTCATATTCGCCGCACTCATGTCAATTTTAGCTCTTAAAACATGTTCACCATCTTTAAATTCACCCTTTCTCATGCGATCAAGTAGGTCTAAGTTTTCTTCAATGCTACGCTCTGCAAATGGGCTTCGTCGTCCTGCTTCTTTAATCGTACCACGGTATTCGCGTATCTCTTCTTCGTTTAGACTGTCCACATAGGCTTTGCCCATTTTGACAAGCGTCACAGCATAATCGTAAATTTTGGGGAAATAATCCGATGCAAAGCGTACGTGATCCGCCCAGCTAAACCCAAGCCATGTGACAGCATCT encodes the following:
- the metG gene encoding methionine--tRNA ligase: MSQKAYITTPIYYVNDVPHIGHAYTTIIADTMARYYRLKGYETFFLTGTDEHGQKIEEAAKLRNKTPQAYADEISGKFRALWDEFEISYDKFIRTTDADHKAGVQKAFQVMFDKGDIYKGEYEGHYCVSCETFFTDTQLVDEDKCPDCGKLTRLVKEESYFFKLSKYQEDLIKWYNSDEKCVLPKGKKNEVISFVKQGLRDLSITRTSFDWGVKLPASMNDDKHVMYVWLDALLNYTTALGYGTDEKNMAFWPATIHLVGKDILRFHAIYWPAFLMSLGLELPKHVAAHGWWTRNGEKMSKSKGNVVNPKEVADAYGLENFRYFMLREVPFGQDGDFSQKALMDRINSDLGNELGNLLNRIIGMSGKYSNGVINSKDVNTFHESELGAVDEILKNVENNLLELQTNRYLEELWKALSIANQAITVHEPWVKMKEGKTEQALALVALVSNILARVTVLLHPVMPKTTATIAKAMGFEINTANFDKLVVRKDFLDEFTIEKVPPLFPRIEEELMAQPTAPVAVVEAQPSKSTKKEHKAESIITIDQFFETALKVGTILEASILEGSDRLLKLKVDLGESEPRQIVAGIREYYTPEELVGTQVCVVANLKPATIKGLLSQGMLLAAKDKEGLCLVRPERPRQSGASIG
- a CDS encoding class 1 fructose-bisphosphatase, which encodes MQEIYEAIKRSAKRIREAIEFDDTGYSENINSTGDTQLKLDIKSDLIIEEEFAKVASIKEIVSEEKEGKTPLHVNGIYGVGYDPLDGSSLVDVNLSVGSIFGIYEGGYEGKHLKAAVYVVYGPRVELVIAQDDVKMYRLNKAGEFVFIKEIKLKEKGKLNAPGATQMGWEPKHKAMIDAIFADGYRLRYSGGMVPDLHQILLKGGGLFSYPATSDVPKGKLRMIFEVFPFAFVYEKAGGAAINGKRRILELAPSHPHDTTPCFFGSHAEIERVRKCYE
- the mobB gene encoding molybdopterin-guanine dinucleotide biosynthesis protein B — protein: MKSLAVAFTGPSDSGKTTLILKVANILKSEYTLAIIKNDPSDKAIFDVEGKDSWKFAQTGAEVVVTSPTRTTLFSKHHKSLDEIIAMLGEFDFLLVEGLKTLPLPRIAIFRNKLNVDYFDCSDAIAIDESVTLSDYTIPSHIAILDLNNPEQVVAWIQKKCQKG
- a CDS encoding lytic transglycosylase domain-containing protein, whose product is MFYKLLIGLFLCLCVCVDLFAEEAVNFSFFADKPRSLAKDFYIYEYLQRDETTPKEAKALFGMVHTMNIRFFHLFAKKMDNLEYKKISKCIDLDINALMKEDDECLNIGINTAKITSLPKSQLKLIKPRLKRNKELVNLITLMESDDVYETALNSDGNTFLSLFNGSISSYKMAIFNQQIIPQAQIDMLSNSPRFNQFVYSTVQNDKLDNVQKSLLHVNPSLHVNAKSLFYLGLNALKYQEKEQAIHFFELSNERATRSEEKDKALFWQYLVTKDTHFLERIIHDSDINMYALYAYEKLDRPVQNIVSPVLEGTHPTFNISDPFAWPRVMNRVYKMSAEEVEALAQSFKYANTLPHYSYLMERVTHYTKSYYPIPYPEELSTYSIHRQALMLAIARQESRFIPSVVSTSYALGMMQFMPFVARDIAKKEKLEEFSISNMFDPRIAYLFGNIHLNFLEKSLYHPLFVAYAYNGGMGFTKKHLQGGAFSQGEYEPFWSMETMNNEESREYGKKVLANYVVYRHLLGDDVSISNLFENLLSPSLTDRFRN
- a CDS encoding YggT family protein, translating into MIVLATLIEAFATILHTLINIYIWVVIIAALITFVRPDPYNPIVQILFRLTNPVYAFIRKLVPTLIGGIDLAPLIVILALQFIDLFAVKLLFALANVL
- the gltX gene encoding glutamate--tRNA ligase; this translates as MVRFAPTPSVDLSLESLRIALFNYMYAIQTKDSMVVRIEDRDKKQNIEGKDQDILDMLSLFGISYTQLYYQSQNFKYHLQFASTLLDTKKAFICFCSEKELEAKREKAEAEGKAYCYDGACEHLSSEEVLNNPKPFVIRMKKPEAAISFTDTIQGKISLEPDAVDAFVIMQADKYPTYNFACACDDMLQGISYIIRSEDHLFDALRQEFVRKSLGYNQEIQYAHVPSILNDKGQKMSASDDISSVQWLLDQGFMPEAILNYLILLGNPTPYEIFTVQEALTWFDLKAISKSPACFDIEKLRLMNREHIKRIPDMELSKRIGYACDNIGKLAKLFTEEVSTTREIKQKIDAIFAKKSFYAAFEKESKLLQELILQAPYFEKFDEFQTYLIEKSGIEGEPFFKPLRFWLSGTEHCPELALLYPLIKTYLKEIVR
- a CDS encoding glutamine--tRNA ligase/YqeY domain fusion protein — encoded protein: MSESKDFLRTIVEEDLQSGKYQEIITRFPPEPNGFPHIGHAKSICINFGIARDYHGHCNLRMDDTNPTTEDMKYVEALKDAVTWLGFSWADHVRFASDYFPKIYDYAVTLVKMGKAYVDSLNEEEIREYRGTIKEAGRRSPFAERSIEENLDLLDRMRKGEFKDGEHVLRAKIDMSAANMKMRDPLLYRIRHAHHFRTGDEWCIYPMYDFAHCLSDYIEGVTHSICTLEFENNRDIYDWVLDALDLTPPRPYQHEFARLGMNYTVMSKRKLLELVNGNYVNGWDDPRLPTIAGYKRRGYTPEAILNFCDQIGIAKANSMVDVAQLEFCIRDDLNQKVPRVMCVLDPLKVTIENYDGEEAIDASYYPHDVPKEGSRKLPFAREIYIERDDFMENPPADYYRLTPKQSVRLKHAYILTCKEVIKDTHGNIVELKAEYHPHSKSGEDTSGIKTKSAIHWVSAKHAKQAEVRLYERLYSNEAPDGLEDLNPDSLHVITNAFVEPAVITEKPDVRFQFERQGYFFVDPIDYTDAKPVFNKIVGLKDSWAKKTEAKEATPKSKAKKTPIVEGEVTPMSETEQALFTKYTKELGLNNEIANILARDVDLAHFYEETLLHVNSPVSLANIVANEVARELKLVATLKFSAKEIAELVTMVDEGTISTKIAKQVFEEMAKTGDNPKAIVAAKGLTQISDPAKLKPMIEEVIAKNPDNVAKYKAGNTNLFGFFVGQVLKKSGGKANPTVVNELVAEKLKNG